The Primulina tabacum isolate GXHZ01 chromosome 16, ASM2559414v2, whole genome shotgun sequence genome window below encodes:
- the LOC142528470 gene encoding presenilin-like protein At1g08700, which produces MDSGSILETIGHEIIGVMSPVSVCMFLVVLLVYTVYNPSATDSTGASTFRTAANLVYLESPSDSSVQKVEGTILNAVVFVLIITIVTFLLVFLFYYRFTKFLVHYTRFSVFIIFSSMGSSILISIMQQFNIPVDAVTFYILLFNFTILGTISVFSNGVPIIVMFYNVISSLSFVENIVGHYEYQKSNLVVLGIIVAAWFTRLPEWTTWVVLVALALYDLVAVLAPGGPLKLLVELASTRDEELPTLVYESRPNVGRSPGARDSSLGFLAAAAAAAEGLESNDENKNRGAVELQVLSRNNDNERHTETRESEYSIEIIGTENTNDGNEIDEDMEDGGETFPWIRNGVLNINSAPERDRSMKVISTESDNLVEIEERREDIGESFPLMGDGVSRESQSPLNDIGLISNTLRMNGRDRTESIEMTERGIKLGMGDFIFYSVLVRRAAMYDLMTVYVKQIKPTL; this is translated from the exons ATGGATAGCGGCAGCATCTTGGAAACGATCGGACACGAAATCATTGGCGTTATGTCGCCAGTCTCCGTCTGCATGTTCCTTGTGGTCCTTCTAGTCTACACTGTCTACAACCCATCTGCCACTGACTCCACTGGGGCCTCCACCTTTCGCACCGCCGCCAATTTAGTCTACCTCGAGTCCCCTTCCGATTCCTCGGTCCAAAAAGTCGAGGGCACTATCCTAAACGCCGTCGTTTTCGTCCTCATTATCACCATCGTAACCTTCCTTCTCGTTTTCCTCTTCTACTACCGGTTCACCAAATTTCTCGTGCACTACACGCGCTTCTCCGTCTTCATTATCTTCTCATCCATGGGCAGCTCCATATTGATTTCGATCATGCAGCAATTCAACATACCCGTTGACGCTGTCACTTTTTACATTTTGCTGTTTAATTTCACGATCCTGGGCACGATTTCTGTTTTCTCAAATGGGGTTCCGATCATTGTGAT GTTTTACAATGTTATCTCTTCATTAAGTTTTGTTGAGAATATTGTGGGCCATTATGAATATCAGAAG AGCAATTTGGTGGTGTTGGGTATCATTGTTGCGGCATGGTTCACCCGATTACCCGAATGGACTACTTGGGTTGTGTTGGTTGCATTAGCATTGTATGATTTGGTGGCAGTTTTAGCCCCCGGGGGACCTTTGAAATTGTTGGTTGAGTTAGCCTCGACTAGGGACGAAGAGTTGCCAACATTGGTATATGAATCGAGGCCAAACGTAGGGCGGAGTCCTGGGGCTCGGGACTCAAGTTTGGGGTTTCTGGCGGCGGCGGCAGCGGCAGCAGAAGGGCTGGAATCGAACGATGAGAATAAAAATAGGGGTGCGGTGGAGCTGCAAGTGTTGTCGAGGAACAACGATAACGAGCGTCATACCGAGACTCGGGAGAGTGAGTACTCGATTGAGATCATAGGAACCGAGAATACTAATGATGGAAATGAGATTGATGAGGACATGGAAGATGGAGGGGAGACTTTTCCATGGATCAGAAATGgagttttaaatataaatagtgCTCCGGAAAGGGATCGCTCGATGAAGGTCATTTCAACCGAGAGTGATAATCTTGTAGAGATTGAGGAGCGGAGGGAAGATATAGGTGAGAGTTTTCCTTTAATGGGTGACGGGGTTTCGAGGGAGAGCCAGTCGCCCCTTAATGACATTGGTCTAATTAGTAATACTCTTCGAATGAATGGTAGGGATAGAACGGAGAGTATAGAAATGACTGAAAGGGGGATAAAGCTCGGTATGGGGGACTTCATTTTCTATAGTGTGCTTGTTAGAAGAGCGGCTATGTATGATTTGATGACAGTTTATGTTAAACAAATCAAGCCAACACTTTGA